One segment of Onychomys torridus chromosome 3, mOncTor1.1, whole genome shotgun sequence DNA contains the following:
- the LOC118579844 gene encoding lithostathine-2-like, with protein MAQNNAHHILFACLMLLSCSQGQKAEEGLPMDEKDLPSARINCPEGANAYGSHCYYFIEDRLTWGEADLFCQNMNSGHLVSVLSQAEGNFVASLVKESGTTAANVWIGLHDPKSNRRWHWSSGSLFLYKSWATGAPSTSNRGFCVSLLSNTAYKKWKDENCEGQYSFVCKFQS; from the exons ATGGCTCAGAACAATGCACACCATATCTTGTTTGCATGCCTGATGCTCCTGTCATGCAGCCAAG gccaGAAGGCTGAAGAAGGCTTGCCTATGGACGAAAAAGACCTTCCTTCTGCCAGGATCAACTGCCCAGAAGGTGCTAATGCCTATGGTTCCCACTGCTACTACTTCATTGAAGATCGTTTGACCTGGGGGGAGGCAGAT CTCTTTTGCCAGAATATGAATTCAGGCCACCTTGTGTCAGTGCTCAGCCAGGCTGAGGGCAACTTTGTGGCCTCTCTGGTTAAGGAGAGTGGTACTACAGCTGCCAATGTCTGGATTGGACTCCATGACCCCAAAAGT AACCGCCGTTGGCACTGGAGTAGCGGATCTCTGTTTCTCTACAAGTCATGGGCCACTGGAGCTCCCAGCACCAGCAATCGTGGCTTTTGTGTGTCACTGCTTTCAAACACAG CATACAAGAAGTGGAAGGATGAAAACTGCGAGGGGCAATACTCCTTTGTCTGCAAGTTCCAAAGTTAA